The Pontibacter korlensis sequence TCCGGTGATGACTTTCCAGCAGACCGAGTATGACTTCGGCTCTATTAAGCAGGGTGAAACGGTAGAGCATACTTTCGAGTTTACTAACACTGGCAGCACACCGCTGGTGATCGAGAGTGCTACAGCAACATGCGGTTGTACTGCACCTGACTGGACTCGTAAACCTGTAGCGCCAGGCGAAAAAGGCTTTGTGCAGGTTAAGTTTAACAGCACAGGCAAAATCGGGCAGCAGCAGCCAACTGTTACCATTCGTGCCAACACTGAGCCTAACATTGTGCGTGTAGCCTTGAAGGGTAACGTGGAAGGCAGCAGCATTCCAACAGCTGGTTCTGACGGTCCGGTTCGTCGTAACTAGTTTATACTTTCAGAACGCATTTCAGAGAATACACCAACATGAACAATATACTTCTTCAGACTCCGGACGGAGGCATGCTGCCTCAGTTGTTAATGTTCGGAGCTATCATCCTTGTGTTTTATTTCTTCATGATCCGTCCGCAGCAAAAAAAGGTGCGTGACCAGAAGAAATTCCGCGAGGAATTGACAAAAGGCATGAGCGTAGTAACCATAGGTGGTTTGCACGGCAAGCTGATCGCAATAGACGATGAGACCATTACGTTAGAAGTGGACAAAGGCGTTCGCCTTGTATTCGATAAAACTGCCGTTTCCATGGAAGCTACCATGAGGGTGCAAAAGGTATCTTAACATTGCCACTTGAGGGAGTAAAAAATATAGCTTTATGGTTTTTGAGGCCATTTCAGCCACGAACAAAGCAATACTGGCGAGTAGTAGTGCTTTGCTTCGTGGCTGCCTCTACCTTTTGGCTGCTAAACGCCCTAAATAAAAGCTACAGTACGCAAACATCTTATCCCATCCGGTTTGTGTATGATGAAAACGAGCTTATCCCCATTAAACCGCTTCCACAGGAAGTATCTATAAACGTAACTGGAAAAGGCTGGAAACTGCTGCGCAAGAGCCTAAGGCTGGAGGTGCAGCCTGCCGAAATCTACATCCGCGATCTGCCGCGCAATAACTATCTCTTAGGGTCTGCTCTTAGGCCATCTCTGGTTAATGCGCTGGATGGGCTACAGCTCAATTTTGTAGTAACAGACACCATCTACTTCGACTTTGACCCGAAAGTACAGAAGCGTATTGCATTGCGCCTGGACCCGGGGCAAAAGCTGACGGATAATCAGCATACGGTAGTAGGCCCAGTGCGAATCAGTCCTGATAGCATTACCTTTACAGGCCCCTCATCCTTGGTAGACAGCCTGCCTGATCCTTTCCTGCTCCGTTTGCCCAACCAGAACCTGGCAGAGCCATCTAAGGTGCCTGTTCCGATCAACTACAACTATAAATCTTTGGTGCAGGCTGATGTAGAGGAAGCACAGGTTATAGTTAATGTAAAGAATCTGGTGCCAGAGGAGCGGCAATTGCTGCCTGAGCTAGTTAACGTGCCAGAGGACGCAACGCTTAGCCTGCGCCCACCAATTACTGTAGTGCGGTACCAAATA is a genomic window containing:
- a CDS encoding DUF1573 domain-containing protein: MKKNLFLVAGLAVTMFTTSCDNNNTGNDTVAENTTAAEAPVQPIENPNVVATAAEGEAATSENTPVMTFQQTEYDFGSIKQGETVEHTFEFTNTGSTPLVIESATATCGCTAPDWTRKPVAPGEKGFVQVKFNSTGKIGQQQPTVTIRANTEPNIVRVALKGNVEGSSIPTAGSDGPVRRN
- the yajC gene encoding preprotein translocase subunit YajC — its product is MNNILLQTPDGGMLPQLLMFGAIILVFYFFMIRPQQKKVRDQKKFREELTKGMSVVTIGGLHGKLIAIDDETITLEVDKGVRLVFDKTAVSMEATMRVQKVS